In Humulus lupulus chromosome 7, drHumLupu1.1, whole genome shotgun sequence, the following are encoded in one genomic region:
- the LOC133790729 gene encoding pathogenesis-related protein PR-4-like, translating to MGMERGVVMMVRRSWTVVLVVVCAVVVGASAQSASNVRATYHLYNPQDNNWDLLKVSAFCATWDADKPLAWRQKYGWTAFCGPVGPRGQDSCGKCLRVTNTGTGAQATVRIVDQCSNGGLDLDVNVFDQIDTDKTGHAQGHLIVNYEFVNCGD from the exons ATGGGAATGGAGCGGGGAGTAGTGATGATGGTGAGGAGGTCGTGGacggtggtgttggtggtggtgtGTGCGGTGGTTGTGGGTGCGTCGGCTCAAAGTGCGAGCAATGTGAGAGCCACATACCATCTGTACAATCCACAAGATAATAACTGGGACTTGCTCAAGGTCAGCGCCTTCTGTGCCACTTGGGACGCCGACAAGCCCTTGGCATGGCGCCAAAAGTATGGCTGGACTGCCTTCTGCGGACCCGTTGGCCCTCGTGGCCAGGACTCTTGCGGCAAATGCTTGAga GTGACAAACACAGGAACAGGAGCCCAAGCTACAGTGAGAATTGTGGATCAGTGCAGCAATGGTGGACTGGACTTGGATGTAAATGTGTTTGACCAGATCGACACTGATAAGACAGGCCATGCCCAAGGCCACCTTATTGTCAACTATGAATTCGTCAACTGTGGCGACTaa